The following are from one region of the Salvia splendens isolate huo1 chromosome 2, SspV2, whole genome shotgun sequence genome:
- the LOC121763513 gene encoding WEB family protein At2g38370-like: MATENPLILDSGRAEIDTSAPFESVKEAANRFGGMAFWKPISHKHEREVVVDAVNLEEQTAQLERDLIVKERETLDVLKELETTKNIVEELKLKLHEEASEINTALEAESTSDAKNRATGEEGKHEKDLCPSEAPGVILFELRQAKLNLTKTTTDLAEIRATVDAYNKKIDTERASLERTRQRLSSNTSRISCLEEELDQKRQKLEEVKDGQAHDPINITRELQKLSSETEQFKKVGEAARTQVERALSEIEQTKAKIRTAEIRLVAAKKMKQAARASEAVAFAEMKALSCSFPSKSDSDVTLTFEEYSSLISKAREADEACKGRVTGTMLLVEEARVSKTEILKKVEEATEEMKTSKKTLEEALTRVETANQGKLAVEEALRVWRSEHGHKRRSVHNCTKFKNPSLQRKDSRLLDVNGVSLVSSEELKPVLKPTLSIGQILSRKLLLTEDYEAGVQTDNKVFGKRKVSLGQMLSKPSGGQNSGRKGGKENKEVAAKRKKFGFARISLLVAKQSKKKKSNGAASSMHRVTEKL, translated from the exons ATGGCCACCGAAAATCCCCTCATTCTTGATTCGGGCCGGGCCGAAATCGACACTTCCGCGCCCTTCGAGTCCGTCAAGGAGGCCGCGAATCGCTTCGGCGGAATGGCTTTTTGGAAACCCATTTCTCACAAg CATGAGAGAGAAGTGGTTGTTGATGCTGTCAATTTGGAGGAACAAACTGCACAACTCGAAAGAGACCTAATAGTTAAGGAGAGGGAGACGCTCGATGTCTTGAAGGAGCTCGAAACCACAAAAAACATCGTCGAGGAGTTGAAACTGAAGCTGCACGAGGAAGCATCCGAGATCAACACAGCACTCGAAGCAGAATCAACGAGTGATGCCAAGAATCGAGCAACGGGAGAGGAGGGAAAACACGAAAAGGACTTGTGCCCCTCGGAGGCTCCGGGTGTCATTCTCTTCGAGCTGAGGCAGGCGAAGCTGAATCTAACGAAAACGACTACTGATCTCGCTGAGATCCGAGCCACGGTTGATGCTTACAACAAGAAGATCGACACGGAGAGGGCGTCCCTGGAGAGGACTCGTCAGAGGCTGTCGTCAAACACCTCGAGAATCTCGTGTCTGGAGGAGGAGCTTGACCAGAAACGGCAGAAGCTCGAGGAGGTCAAAGACGGACAAGCCCACGATCCGATAAACATCACGCGAGAGCTGCAGAAGCTGAGCTCGGAGACGGAGCAGTTCAAGAAGGTCGGGGAGGCTGCAAGGACGCAAGTTGAAAGGGCGTTGTCTGAGATCGAGCAAACAAAGGCGAAGATCAGGACAGCCGAGATCAGGCTGGTCGCGGCCAAGAAGATGAAGCAAGCTGCACGAGCATCCGAAGCTGTTGCCTTTGCGGAAATGAAGGCCCTCTCCTGCTCCTTCCCCTCCAAATCCGATTCTGATGTGACCCTCACGTTTGAGGAATATTCCTCGTTGATCTCCAAAGCCCGAGAAGCAGACGAGGCGTGCAAGGGAAGAGTCACGGGCACGATGCTCCTAGTCGAGGAGGCTCGCGTGTCGAAGACAGAAATCTTGAAGAAAGTCGAGGAGGCAACGGAGGAGATGAAGACGAGCAAGAAGACTTTGGAGGAGGCGCTGACGAGAGTGGAGACGGCGAATCAAGGGAAGCTGGCAGTGGAAGAGGCGCTTCGTGTGTGGAGATCCGAGCACGGCCACAAGCGACGCTCTGTCCACAACTGCACCAAGTTCAAGAATCCATCCCTGCAGAGGAAGGACTCCCGCCTTCTTGATGTCAACGGCGTGAGCCTAGTCAGCAGCGAGGAGCTCAAGCCGGTGCTGAAGCCGACCCTCTCGATCGGGCAGATACTGAGCAGGAAACTGCTGCTGACTGAGGACTACGAGGCCGGGGTGCAAACAGACAACAAGGTCTTTGGGAAACGAAAGGTGTCGCTCGGGCAAATGCTGAGCAAGCCGAGTGGCGGGCAGAATTCGGGCAGGAAAGGTGGGAAGGAAAACAAAGAAGTGGCTGCAAAGAGGAAGAAATTCGGGTTTGCTCGGATTTCCCTTCTCGTGGCGAAGcagagcaagaagaagaagagcaaTGGAGCTGCGAGTTCGATGCATCGCGTGACAGAGAAGCTCTGA